From Synechococcus sp. A10-1-5-1, a single genomic window includes:
- the sufC gene encoding Fe-S cluster assembly ATPase SufC encodes MIRPDAPVLLEIRDLHARVEDKEILKGVNLTIRAGEIHAVMGRNGSGKSTLSKVLAGHPAYTVTGGSVTYRGENLLELDPEQRARTGVFLGFQYPVEIPGVSNLEFLRVATNARRTEKGEEELDTFAFEDLVRERLQVVQMDPAFLDRSVNEGFSGGEKKRNEILQMALLDPMVAILDETDSGLDIDALRIVAGGVNQLASPDNATLLITHYQRLLDAITPDYVHVMAAGRMLRTGGKELALELEERGYDWVDQELAAAEVA; translated from the coding sequence GTGATTCGCCCTGACGCTCCAGTGCTGCTTGAGATCCGGGATCTCCACGCTCGGGTGGAGGACAAGGAGATCCTCAAGGGCGTCAACCTGACGATTCGTGCGGGTGAGATCCATGCCGTGATGGGCCGCAATGGCAGCGGCAAGAGCACCCTCTCCAAAGTCTTGGCCGGTCATCCCGCCTACACCGTCACTGGCGGCAGCGTGACCTACCGCGGCGAGAACCTCCTGGAGTTGGATCCCGAGCAGCGGGCGCGCACGGGGGTGTTCCTGGGCTTCCAATACCCGGTTGAAATTCCTGGCGTGAGCAACCTGGAGTTTTTGCGGGTGGCCACCAATGCTCGCCGCACCGAGAAGGGCGAGGAGGAGCTCGACACCTTTGCTTTTGAGGATCTCGTTCGCGAGCGTCTCCAGGTGGTTCAGATGGATCCCGCGTTTCTGGATCGCTCGGTCAACGAGGGCTTCAGCGGCGGCGAGAAAAAGCGCAACGAGATCCTGCAGATGGCTCTGCTGGATCCCATGGTGGCGATCCTCGACGAGACCGATTCCGGCTTGGACATTGATGCTCTGCGCATCGTCGCCGGTGGGGTCAATCAGCTGGCAAGCCCCGACAACGCGACCCTTCTGATCACCCACTACCAGCGCCTGCTGGATGCCATCACTCCGGACTACGTCCACGTGATGGCAGCGGGTCGGATGCTGCGCACTGGAGGCAAAGAACTGGCTCTGGAACTGGAAGAGCGCGGCTATGACTGGGTTGACCAGGAATTGGCTGCAGCGGAGGTGGCCTGA
- the sufB gene encoding Fe-S cluster assembly protein SufB — MSNAQAVGDLVSQPYKYGFVTDIETEKIAKGLSEDVVRLISSKKDEPSFLLDFRLRAYRQWLQMEEPDWAALGYPSIDYQDIVYYAAPKQQDKKASLDEVDPKLLETFDKLGIPLSEQKRLSNVAVDAVFDSVSIATTYKEKLAEHGVVFCSISEAVKEYPALIERYLGTVVPSNDNYFAALNSAVFSDGSFVFIPKGVECPMELSTYFRINSGDTGQFERTLIVAEEGASVSYLEGCTAPMFDTNQLHAAVVELVVLDDASIKYSTVQNWYAGDENGVGGIYNFVTKRGQCRGERSKISWTQVETGSAITWKYPSCVLQGADSVGEFYSVALTNNMQQADTGTKMIHVGPRTRSTIVSKGISAGHSSNSYRGLVQIGPKATGAKNYSQCDSMLIGDQAAANTYPYIRSQQPQAAVEHEASTCRISEDQLFYLQSRGIGFEEAVSMMVSGFCRDVFNQLPMEFAAEADKLLALKLEGSVG, encoded by the coding sequence ATGAGTAACGCTCAGGCTGTTGGTGATTTAGTGAGTCAGCCGTACAAGTACGGCTTCGTCACTGATATTGAAACGGAGAAGATCGCCAAGGGCCTCAGCGAGGACGTTGTGCGTCTGATTTCCAGCAAGAAAGACGAGCCATCCTTCTTGCTGGACTTCCGACTGCGGGCTTATCGCCAGTGGCTCCAAATGGAGGAGCCTGACTGGGCTGCGCTGGGCTACCCGTCCATCGATTATCAGGACATCGTCTATTACGCAGCTCCGAAACAGCAAGACAAGAAGGCCAGCCTCGACGAGGTTGATCCGAAGCTGCTGGAAACCTTTGACAAGCTCGGGATCCCCCTGAGCGAGCAAAAGCGTCTGTCCAATGTCGCTGTTGATGCCGTCTTTGACAGCGTCTCGATCGCCACGACCTACAAGGAAAAGCTCGCTGAGCACGGGGTGGTCTTCTGCTCGATCAGTGAGGCCGTCAAGGAATACCCCGCATTAATCGAGCGCTACCTGGGGACCGTTGTCCCGAGTAATGACAATTACTTCGCGGCTCTCAATTCAGCGGTCTTCAGCGACGGCTCCTTTGTCTTCATTCCCAAAGGCGTGGAGTGTCCGATGGAGCTCTCCACCTACTTCCGGATCAACTCCGGGGACACCGGTCAGTTCGAGCGCACGCTGATCGTCGCTGAAGAGGGGGCTTCCGTCAGCTATCTCGAGGGCTGCACGGCACCCATGTTCGACACCAACCAATTGCATGCGGCAGTTGTTGAGCTCGTGGTGCTCGACGACGCTTCGATCAAATACTCAACCGTTCAGAACTGGTATGCCGGTGATGAGAACGGAGTGGGCGGCATCTACAACTTCGTGACCAAGCGCGGTCAGTGCCGCGGCGAGCGCAGCAAGATCAGTTGGACTCAAGTCGAAACCGGTTCGGCGATCACCTGGAAGTACCCCAGTTGCGTGCTGCAGGGCGCCGATTCGGTTGGCGAGTTCTACTCGGTGGCTCTGACCAACAACATGCAGCAGGCCGACACCGGCACCAAGATGATCCACGTGGGGCCCCGCACCCGCTCGACGATCGTCAGCAAAGGCATCAGCGCCGGGCACTCCTCCAACAGCTATCGCGGCCTGGTCCAGATCGGGCCCAAGGCCACTGGTGCCAAGAACTACAGCCAATGCGACTCGATGTTGATTGGCGATCAGGCCGCAGCCAATACCTATCCCTATATCCGTTCGCAGCAGCCCCAGGCCGCTGTCGAGCACGAGGCCAGCACCTGTCGGATCTCCGAGGATCAGCTGTTTTATCTCCAAAGCCGCGGCATCGGTTTTGAAGAGGCCGTCTCGATGATGGTCAGCGGCTTCTGCCGCGATGTCTTCAACCAGCTGCCGATGGAGTTCGCCGCTGAGGCCGACAAGTTGCTGGCCCTCAAGCTCGAGGGTTCGGTTGGTTAA
- a CDS encoding ferredoxin-thioredoxin reductase catalytic domain-containing protein produces MSAAPSTSASDSLEVIRKFAETYAQRTGTYFCSDPSVTAVVLEGLARHKDELGGALCPCRHYEDKEAEVAQAFWNCPCVPMRERKECHCMLFLTEDNPFRGENQTISMEDVKAHTGG; encoded by the coding sequence ATGTCTGCAGCTCCCTCCACGTCAGCCAGCGACAGCCTCGAGGTGATCCGCAAGTTTGCGGAGACCTACGCGCAGCGCACGGGAACCTATTTCTGCAGCGACCCCAGTGTCACTGCTGTTGTGCTGGAGGGTCTGGCCCGCCATAAGGATGAACTGGGTGGTGCCCTCTGCCCTTGCCGCCACTACGAAGACAAGGAAGCGGAAGTCGCTCAGGCCTTCTGGAACTGCCCGTGTGTGCCGATGCGTGAGCGCAAGGAGTGCCATTGCATGCTGTTCCTGACGGAGGACAACCCCTTCCGCGGTGAGAACCAGACCATCTCCATGGAAGACGTCAAAGCCCATACGGGCGGTTGA
- the sufR gene encoding iron-sulfur cluster biosynthesis transcriptional regulator SufR, which yields MSVSAQAPTREAALSLMLRQGERTAAQLAEALQVSVQVMRRHLRSLEEEGLVEASPSSEGQGRPSNRWRLTNNGRGRFPNGSEHFALGLLNSMTANLPSGMVEELLERQASDKSENYRKEIGAGTVLERLERLVELRRREGYVAEFHAEPDQSSWVLSEFHCSVQSIAQQFPCVCEQELELIRRTFPDCQVDRVHWLLEGNQACGFRLTPC from the coding sequence ATGAGCGTCTCCGCCCAGGCACCTACCCGCGAAGCCGCTCTGAGCCTGATGTTGCGGCAAGGGGAACGCACCGCCGCCCAGCTTGCTGAGGCACTGCAGGTATCAGTGCAGGTGATGCGGCGCCATCTGCGCTCTTTAGAAGAAGAGGGATTAGTCGAAGCCAGCCCCTCCAGCGAGGGCCAGGGCCGGCCCAGCAACCGCTGGCGGCTGACCAACAACGGTCGGGGGCGCTTCCCCAACGGCAGCGAGCACTTCGCCCTGGGACTCCTGAACTCAATGACCGCCAACCTGCCCAGCGGGATGGTCGAGGAACTGCTCGAGCGGCAGGCCAGCGACAAGTCGGAAAACTACCGAAAGGAAATTGGGGCAGGCACCGTGCTCGAGAGGCTGGAGCGCCTGGTGGAACTGCGTCGAAGGGAGGGTTACGTCGCCGAGTTCCACGCGGAGCCAGACCAGAGCAGCTGGGTGCTCAGCGAGTTCCACTGCTCGGTCCAGTCCATTGCTCAGCAATTCCCCTGTGTCTGCGAGCAGGAACTGGAGCTCATTCGCCGCACCTTTCCCGACTGCCAAGTTGATCGAGTCCACTGGCTGCTGGAGGGCAATCAGGCCTGCGGCTTCCGGCTTACCCCATGCTGA
- a CDS encoding DMT family transporter: protein MLSGVLAALAGALCWTLASSVWRRLPTALSASQLNLLKNGLALLLLLPLLGASGAAALWHEPQALLLLAASGVLGIAIGDSLFFAALRRIGTRRTLTLDAGGPAVTALLGMAALAERPNPLQWLGIALITAALWLVAGHDSASPRSGDWGLGVALALGALACGSGGAVLARAALRSGAIDPLHAAALRLLAAALVLLPLLPSLLRRPQGPRPLRRRWPLGVLATLLGTTAGISLQQTALLHLPGALAVALLATAPVMALPLASLEGDHPGWRGVFAALLGLAGVSCVVA, encoded by the coding sequence GTGCTCAGCGGAGTCCTGGCGGCCCTGGCTGGTGCCCTCTGCTGGACCCTCGCCAGCAGCGTCTGGAGGCGGCTGCCCACGGCCTTGAGCGCCAGTCAGCTCAATCTGCTGAAAAATGGCCTTGCGCTCCTGTTGTTGCTCCCTCTGCTGGGCGCATCCGGTGCTGCTGCTCTTTGGCATGAGCCCCAGGCTTTGCTGCTGCTGGCTGCCAGTGGCGTTTTGGGGATCGCCATCGGCGACAGCCTGTTCTTTGCGGCCCTGCGCCGGATTGGCACCCGCCGCACCTTGACCCTCGATGCCGGAGGCCCTGCGGTGACGGCGCTCTTGGGGATGGCGGCCCTGGCGGAGCGCCCTAACCCGCTGCAATGGCTCGGGATTGCCCTGATCACCGCCGCCCTCTGGCTGGTGGCAGGACACGACTCCGCGTCTCCTCGCTCAGGGGACTGGGGGTTGGGCGTCGCCCTGGCCCTTGGGGCCTTGGCCTGCGGCAGTGGTGGGGCCGTGCTGGCCCGGGCGGCGTTGCGTTCTGGCGCGATTGATCCCCTGCATGCAGCGGCCCTACGACTCTTGGCGGCGGCGCTGGTGCTGCTGCCGCTCCTGCCATCCCTGCTGCGTCGCCCCCAGGGTCCAAGGCCACTGCGGCGGCGCTGGCCGCTCGGGGTGCTCGCCACCTTGCTAGGGACCACCGCCGGGATTTCTCTGCAACAAACCGCCCTGCTGCATCTACCGGGGGCGTTGGCGGTGGCTCTGCTGGCGACGGCCCCGGTGATGGCCCTTCCGCTTGCTTCCCTCGAGGGCGACCATCCCGGATGGCGCGGCGTCTTTGCGGCCCTGCTGGGCCTGGCTGGTGTCAGTTGTGTGGTGGCTTAA
- a CDS encoding phycobiliprotein lyase, translated as MTLAIEDALSFFQLSCGRWRSQRSVHHLLHRRAEAGGSLIVVEELERSDKRLAEIAALHGQDPAGLVGGCWVRWSASMAWDKAGEDHTGESLFGLIPTDERGRSGILLRDQGYAEKAPASSDFSMDEHNGLLLSTGYETMNVWERFSFAGPNVRVRSSTVEGLSNNASFCVEIRCDVEAAPKQGSSHVKQEPLGAISPLGW; from the coding sequence GTGACCCTTGCAATCGAGGATGCCCTCAGCTTTTTCCAGCTGAGCTGCGGCCGCTGGCGCTCCCAACGGAGCGTCCATCACCTGTTGCACCGACGCGCCGAGGCCGGTGGATCGCTCATCGTGGTGGAAGAGCTGGAGCGCAGCGACAAGCGACTCGCCGAGATCGCGGCACTCCACGGCCAGGATCCCGCCGGCCTTGTGGGGGGCTGCTGGGTGCGCTGGAGCGCATCGATGGCCTGGGACAAAGCCGGTGAGGACCACACCGGCGAAAGCCTGTTTGGCCTCATCCCCACGGATGAACGCGGCCGGTCGGGAATCTTGCTGCGCGATCAGGGGTATGCGGAGAAGGCCCCTGCCAGCTCTGATTTTTCGATGGACGAGCACAACGGCCTACTTCTGAGCACCGGGTACGAAACGATGAACGTCTGGGAGCGCTTCTCGTTTGCGGGCCCCAATGTGCGCGTCCGCAGCAGCACCGTTGAGGGACTCTCAAACAACGCTTCGTTCTGCGTGGAAATTCGATGCGACGTTGAGGCGGCCCCCAAACAAGGGTCGAGCCATGTCAAGCAGGAGCCTTTGGGAGCGATCTCTCCCCTGGGTTGGTGA
- a CDS encoding phycobilisome rod-core linker polypeptide codes for MAIPLLEYAPTTQNNRVAPIRVNSDETVRANSMEFATDSENCKTVIDSAYRQVFFHAFKSDRNPYLESQLKNGQITVRDFVRGLCLSDTFKRSFYGMNSNYKVVQHLVEKLLGRKTHGKSEEIAWSIVIATRGVEGLVDTILDSEEYLDNFGYHCVPHQRARVLPGRELGETPFNITSPRYDEYYRGILGFPQIVYTGTAKSVPARAKQRRGGYIQDYTDWVRSMPAARGASPRGGTDIDYLSKVPYRSVGR; via the coding sequence GTGGCCATCCCTCTTCTGGAGTACGCCCCCACTACTCAAAACAACAGGGTCGCTCCCATCCGAGTGAACTCCGACGAGACGGTGCGCGCGAATTCAATGGAATTCGCCACCGATAGCGAGAACTGCAAAACCGTTATCGATAGCGCCTACCGCCAGGTTTTCTTCCACGCCTTCAAGTCAGACCGCAATCCATACCTGGAATCCCAGCTCAAGAACGGGCAGATCACGGTTCGCGACTTCGTCCGCGGCCTGTGTCTCTCTGACACCTTCAAGCGCAGCTTCTATGGGATGAACAGCAACTACAAGGTGGTTCAGCACCTTGTAGAGAAATTGCTGGGCCGCAAAACCCACGGAAAATCTGAGGAAATCGCCTGGTCCATCGTGATCGCCACCCGCGGCGTCGAAGGCCTGGTCGACACGATCCTCGACAGCGAGGAGTACCTCGACAATTTCGGCTACCACTGTGTTCCCCACCAGCGCGCCCGGGTTCTGCCCGGCCGCGAGCTCGGCGAAACCCCGTTCAACATCACCAGCCCTCGCTACGACGAGTACTACAGGGGAATCCTGGGCTTCCCGCAGATCGTCTACACCGGCACGGCAAAGAGCGTTCCTGCACGCGCCAAGCAACGTCGTGGTGGGTACATCCAGGACTACACCGATTGGGTGCGTTCGATGCCGGCAGCGCGTGGTGCGAGCCCCCGTGGCGGCACCGACATCGACTACCTCTCCAAGGTCCCCTATCGCAGCGTTGGCCGCTGA
- a CDS encoding DUF4912 domain-containing protein, producing the protein MTQALSSLARMTLRQLRQVASELGVTLYSRKTKAQLVDAIGERQADISSVEEEHSPPPKTIDVTRVVFLPRDPQWAYVFWEISEGDRKQAFKDGASQLCLRVADVTGVSGGGVHPHTLQEVPVDSHATEWYLPVPLSDRDYRVELGYRLTAGGWISLAYSSVARVPALHPSEQILDQFVPFSLDAPVGSADAAGISTQPAMSPDSGLHERLYQTATSFGRSMGRGSEAFHELGGDSSAGLNASGAGLWASGRNESGSGIVGQRKRAFWLVADAELIVYGATDPSARLSIGGEEVPLSSDGTFRVQVPFRDGEQVYAIEAIAADGEQKRNITLNFDRSTPEDNSNPSDQAVAEWF; encoded by the coding sequence GTGACGCAAGCCCTGTCTTCACTGGCACGCATGACCCTGCGCCAACTGCGGCAGGTGGCAAGCGAACTGGGTGTGACGCTCTACAGCCGTAAAACCAAAGCTCAATTGGTCGATGCCATCGGCGAACGCCAGGCCGACATCAGCAGCGTCGAGGAAGAGCACAGCCCCCCGCCCAAAACCATCGATGTCACGCGCGTGGTGTTCCTGCCTCGCGATCCCCAGTGGGCCTACGTCTTCTGGGAAATCTCTGAGGGGGATCGCAAGCAGGCGTTTAAGGACGGAGCCAGCCAACTGTGCTTGCGGGTCGCCGATGTCACCGGTGTGAGCGGTGGTGGCGTGCACCCACACACCCTGCAGGAAGTTCCGGTCGATAGCCATGCGACCGAGTGGTATCTCCCAGTCCCCCTCAGTGATCGCGACTACCGCGTCGAACTGGGCTATCGGCTGACCGCTGGCGGCTGGATTTCCCTGGCCTATTCATCGGTTGCGCGGGTCCCTGCGCTCCATCCCAGCGAGCAAATCCTCGATCAGTTCGTTCCGTTCTCCCTCGACGCCCCCGTGGGCTCGGCCGACGCCGCTGGGATCAGCACCCAACCGGCGATGAGTCCCGACAGTGGGCTGCACGAGCGGCTCTACCAAACCGCGACCAGCTTCGGGCGCTCGATGGGACGCGGGTCAGAAGCCTTCCACGAGCTCGGCGGCGACAGCAGCGCTGGTCTCAATGCTTCGGGTGCCGGCCTCTGGGCCAGCGGCCGCAATGAATCTGGCAGCGGCATCGTTGGTCAACGCAAGCGCGCCTTCTGGCTCGTCGCTGATGCCGAGTTGATCGTCTACGGAGCTACCGATCCCTCCGCACGTCTGAGCATCGGTGGGGAGGAGGTTCCCCTCTCCAGTGACGGAACCTTCCGCGTCCAGGTGCCCTTCCGTGATGGTGAGCAGGTTTATGCGATCGAGGCGATCGCTGCAGACGGCGAACAAAAGCGGAATATCACCTTGAATTTCGATCGCAGCACACCTGAAGACAACAGCAACCCCAGCGATCAAGCTGTGGCCGAGTGGTTCTGA
- a CDS encoding phosphatidylserine/phosphatidylglycerophosphate/cardiolipin synthase family protein, whose amino-acid sequence MTHRPSLRGLLALTFLLQSCSSAGQLIGAERAPVLPQHPQIRAAFNQREDRGYISPISGQWRPGDNLEALILEAIHSARSEVLVAVQELSLPAIAKALAQQHHRGIQVKVVLEHLYSQPWSEEHDAGLTPHQRQRKRQLSALADRNADGHLSEGERQQGDAVGILLRAGVPLIDDTADGSKGSGLMHSKYLVVDGQIVITGSANFTASGIHGDPGAPQTRGNTNHLLQIESPALAALFRQDFERMWGDGPGGRNDSRFGLGKGQRAAQLVRVGDTEIAILFAPHRRHDPRNGLALIAAELAEAKEQIDLALFVFSAQSLTNQLASQLQKQVRLRLVADPGFASRPFSEVLDLLGVAMADRDCRIERGNQPLQRGAEGVGTPQLARGDKLHHKFAVIDRKTVITGSFNWSPSAAHQNDEVLLVIRSPQVAAHFTQEMDRLWRSADLGITERLRRKLERNRQRCGSGIERN is encoded by the coding sequence ATGACGCACAGGCCCAGTCTGAGAGGGTTGCTGGCTCTGACCTTTCTCCTGCAGAGCTGCAGCAGCGCCGGTCAGCTGATCGGAGCAGAGCGCGCCCCTGTACTTCCGCAGCACCCGCAAATCAGGGCCGCCTTCAACCAACGGGAGGACCGCGGATACATCAGCCCGATCAGCGGCCAGTGGCGACCGGGGGACAACCTCGAAGCGCTGATCCTGGAGGCGATCCACTCAGCCCGCTCCGAAGTCCTCGTCGCGGTCCAGGAACTCTCCTTACCGGCCATCGCCAAGGCCCTAGCCCAACAGCACCATCGAGGGATCCAAGTGAAGGTGGTGCTCGAGCACCTCTACAGCCAACCCTGGAGTGAGGAGCATGACGCGGGACTCACGCCCCATCAGCGGCAGCGAAAAAGACAGCTCAGCGCTTTAGCCGACCGGAACGCAGACGGGCACCTCTCGGAAGGCGAACGGCAGCAAGGGGATGCCGTCGGCATCCTTCTGCGCGCGGGGGTACCGCTGATCGATGACACAGCCGATGGCAGCAAAGGCAGCGGGCTGATGCACAGCAAATACCTGGTGGTCGATGGTCAGATCGTGATCACGGGATCCGCCAACTTCACGGCCTCGGGGATCCATGGGGATCCGGGCGCACCGCAAACCCGAGGCAACACCAACCATCTGCTGCAGATCGAGAGCCCAGCGCTGGCCGCACTCTTCCGCCAGGACTTTGAGCGGATGTGGGGGGACGGCCCTGGGGGAAGAAATGACAGTCGCTTTGGTCTAGGCAAAGGGCAGAGAGCTGCTCAGCTTGTCCGGGTTGGCGACACCGAAATCGCGATTCTTTTTGCTCCCCATCGCCGCCATGACCCACGCAACGGCCTAGCCCTGATTGCGGCCGAGCTGGCGGAGGCAAAGGAACAAATCGATCTCGCCCTGTTTGTTTTCTCCGCCCAGTCACTCACCAACCAACTGGCCTCTCAGCTGCAGAAACAAGTGCGTCTGCGGCTGGTGGCGGATCCGGGCTTTGCCAGCCGGCCTTTTTCTGAAGTCCTGGATCTGCTGGGGGTGGCGATGGCCGACCGCGACTGCAGGATCGAGCGGGGCAACCAACCGCTCCAACGGGGAGCCGAAGGGGTTGGAACGCCGCAGCTAGCCCGCGGCGACAAGCTGCATCACAAGTTCGCCGTGATCGATCGCAAGACCGTCATCACCGGCAGCTTCAACTGGAGCCCGAGTGCTGCCCATCAAAACGATGAGGTGCTGCTGGTGATCCGCTCACCGCAGGTCGCTGCCCACTTCACCCAAGAGATGGATCGTCTCTGGCGCAGTGCCGATCTGGGCATCACCGAACGATTGCGGCGCAAGCTCGAACGCAACCGCCAGCGCTGCGGCAGTGGGATCGAGCGGAATTAA
- a CDS encoding LysR substrate-binding domain-containing protein produces the protein MLSSCPHHGRLWSPAETPMIGLDELDCLDYLIWLRTGDRVAKRLNLDQASVSRKARRAVAAFGLDVNKSAGEWDVVGDPTLLNLERQVHQDCRWKRDLPLRIDAQYYSGPLLLDQPPQGWLCGAFDFLDVAVPLNLLRHGVIDVWIGGFPDVPDDDDVDFAVVHLDRLPTHLVVSPGHPLTRLGEAVTLEDVRQFPCLALPDGALPQCQAALEGLGLWNSPTAVRRYSYEAWEGRTADEVTVGYASAFSIKLFPVQQVILPIEIPLTVGDSVVVPRRFADHPRFLALVAHLRQRLVEMAPAYPELEILPA, from the coding sequence GTGCTCAGCTCCTGTCCACATCACGGCCGGCTTTGGAGTCCTGCTGAGACGCCAATGATTGGTCTCGATGAGTTGGATTGCCTCGACTACTTGATCTGGTTGCGCACCGGCGATCGGGTGGCCAAGCGGCTCAACTTGGATCAAGCTTCGGTGTCTCGGAAAGCCCGTCGTGCTGTTGCTGCATTCGGCTTGGATGTCAACAAATCAGCTGGAGAATGGGATGTCGTTGGCGATCCCACCCTGCTGAACTTGGAGCGGCAGGTGCATCAAGACTGCCGCTGGAAACGGGACCTTCCCCTGCGCATTGATGCCCAATATTATTCCGGTCCGTTATTGCTCGATCAGCCACCGCAGGGATGGTTATGTGGTGCCTTTGATTTCCTTGATGTTGCTGTTCCCTTGAATTTATTGAGGCATGGTGTTATCGATGTTTGGATCGGCGGGTTTCCAGATGTTCCAGATGACGATGACGTCGACTTCGCCGTTGTGCACCTGGATCGATTGCCCACTCACTTGGTGGTGTCTCCAGGTCACCCTTTAACGCGCTTGGGTGAAGCGGTCACTCTGGAAGATGTTCGCCAATTCCCGTGCCTGGCTTTGCCTGATGGAGCCCTCCCTCAATGCCAGGCTGCGCTCGAGGGATTGGGTTTATGGAATTCCCCCACAGCGGTGCGCCGTTACTCCTACGAGGCTTGGGAAGGACGAACCGCTGATGAGGTCACGGTCGGTTATGCCTCAGCATTTTCGATCAAGCTCTTTCCGGTGCAGCAGGTGATTTTGCCGATTGAGATCCCCCTCACCGTGGGTGACAGCGTGGTCGTACCGCGTCGGTTTGCCGATCACCCGCGCTTCCTGGCCCTCGTGGCTCACCTGCGTCAGCGGTTGGTGGAGATGGCCCCTGCCTATCCCGAGCTCGAGATCCTGCCGGCTTAA
- a CDS encoding alpha-D-glucose phosphate-specific phosphoglucomutase, with product MTSGVRQIALETPFSDQKPGTSGLRKSSRQFATPHYLESFIEAILRTVPGVKGSTLVVGGDGRFGNREAIGVITRMAAAHGVGRIITTTGGILSTPAASNLIRQHQATAGIILSASHNPGGPDGDFGVKVNGSNGGPAPESLTDAIYACSQTLDGYRILESAEVNLDAASQQTVGDLSLEVIDGVDDYITLMQKLFDFDQIKALIQDDLPIAFDAMHAVTGPYATRLLEGLLGAPAGTVRNGQPLEDFGGGHPDPNLTYAHDLAELLMDSDAFRFGAACDGDGDRNMILGNRCFVNPSDSLAVLTANATLAPGYSQGLSGVARSMPTSAAVDVVAKELGIECFETPTGWKFFGNLLDAGRITLCGEESFGTGSNHIREKDGLWAVLFWLQILARKRCSVAEIMDDHWKRFGRHYYSRHDYEAIASEKAHGLYDRLKGMLPSLVGQDFAGRRISTADDFSYSDPVDGSLTTGQGLRILLDDGSRVVFRLSGTGTQGATLRLYLESYVPSSGDLGQDPQAALADLIAAADALAEIKSRTGMDRPTVIT from the coding sequence ATGACCAGCGGCGTGCGGCAGATCGCTCTCGAGACCCCCTTCTCCGATCAAAAACCGGGCACCTCAGGTCTGCGCAAGAGCAGCCGTCAATTCGCCACTCCCCACTACCTCGAGAGCTTCATCGAGGCGATTCTGCGCACCGTCCCTGGGGTCAAAGGCAGCACTCTGGTGGTGGGCGGTGACGGCCGCTTCGGCAACCGTGAGGCCATCGGCGTGATCACCCGCATGGCCGCTGCCCATGGGGTGGGCCGGATCATCACCACCACTGGCGGCATCCTCTCCACCCCTGCCGCCTCCAACCTGATCCGCCAGCACCAGGCCACCGCAGGGATCATCCTCTCGGCCAGCCACAACCCCGGCGGACCCGACGGTGATTTTGGGGTCAAGGTCAACGGCTCCAACGGCGGCCCCGCCCCGGAATCGCTCACCGACGCGATCTATGCCTGCTCCCAAACCCTCGACGGCTACAGGATCCTCGAGTCAGCAGAGGTCAACCTCGATGCCGCCAGCCAGCAGACCGTGGGCGATCTCAGCCTGGAGGTGATTGATGGGGTCGATGACTACATCACCCTGATGCAGAAGTTGTTCGACTTCGATCAGATCAAGGCACTGATCCAAGACGACCTCCCGATCGCCTTCGACGCCATGCACGCCGTCACGGGCCCCTATGCCACCCGGCTGCTGGAAGGTCTACTGGGTGCGCCGGCTGGAACCGTCCGCAACGGCCAGCCCCTCGAGGACTTCGGTGGTGGGCACCCCGACCCCAACCTCACCTATGCGCACGACCTCGCCGAGCTGTTGATGGACAGCGACGCCTTTCGCTTCGGCGCCGCCTGCGATGGCGATGGGGACCGGAACATGATCCTGGGCAACCGCTGTTTCGTGAACCCCAGTGACAGCCTGGCGGTGCTGACGGCCAACGCCACCCTGGCTCCTGGCTATTCCCAGGGGCTCTCGGGCGTGGCCCGGTCGATGCCCACCAGCGCTGCTGTGGACGTGGTCGCTAAAGAGCTCGGCATCGAGTGCTTTGAGACCCCAACCGGCTGGAAGTTCTTCGGCAACCTGCTGGATGCAGGGCGCATCACCCTCTGCGGCGAGGAGAGCTTCGGCACCGGCAGCAACCACATCCGCGAAAAAGATGGGCTTTGGGCTGTTCTGTTCTGGCTGCAAATCCTGGCGCGCAAGCGCTGCTCGGTGGCCGAGATCATGGACGACCACTGGAAGCGCTTCGGACGGCACTACTACTCGCGCCACGACTATGAAGCGATCGCCAGCGAGAAGGCCCATGGCCTCTACGACCGCCTCAAGGGAATGCTTCCCTCACTGGTGGGCCAGGACTTCGCCGGCCGCCGCATCAGCACGGCCGATGACTTCAGCTACAGCGATCCCGTGGATGGCTCCTTGACCACCGGCCAGGGCCTACGGATCCTGCTCGATGACGGCAGCCGCGTCGTCTTCCGCCTCTCCGGCACCGGCACCCAAGGAGCCACCCTGCGTCTCTACCTCGAGAGCTATGTACCCAGCAGCGGCGATCTCGGCCAAGACCCGCAGGCCGCGCTGGCGGACTTGATCGCAGCTGCCGATGCCCTCGCGGAAATCAAGAGCCGCACGGGCATGGATCGCCCCACCGTGATCACCTGA